The following are encoded in a window of Telmatobacter sp. DSM 110680 genomic DNA:
- the rsfS gene encoding ribosome silencing factor produces the protein MSEETNSAAMSTSQAHEQTRILVQAAAAACEDKKGEDTRILELDPIDSGLSDFFLITSATNDRQAIAIADEIEYRLKKDFGVMPHSVEGRRRGDWILLDYVDFVAHVFLTERRAFYDIERLRKSARPLTPAEFDTELKEALSAKTRAARDKADSKPKKKVPTPKPKKTSATKPASVKKKASTKPVKKPRVKH, from the coding sequence ATGAGCGAGGAGACCAATTCCGCTGCAATGAGCACAAGCCAGGCGCACGAACAAACCCGCATTCTCGTACAAGCCGCAGCCGCGGCCTGTGAAGACAAGAAAGGCGAAGACACCCGCATCCTCGAACTCGACCCGATCGATTCCGGGCTGTCTGACTTTTTTCTTATTACCTCAGCCACCAACGACCGTCAAGCTATCGCCATTGCCGACGAAATTGAGTACCGCCTGAAGAAAGATTTCGGCGTGATGCCACATTCCGTGGAGGGGCGACGCCGGGGCGACTGGATTCTCCTGGACTATGTCGACTTCGTTGCGCACGTGTTCCTTACCGAGCGACGCGCCTTTTACGATATTGAACGCCTTCGGAAATCGGCTCGACCGCTGACGCCGGCCGAATTCGACACGGAACTCAAGGAAGCATTATCCGCGAAGACGCGAGCAGCCCGAGATAAGGCGGACAGTAAGCCCAAGAAAAAAGTACCCACGCCAAAGCCCAAGAAGACATCGGCAACAAAACCTGCCTCAGTGAAGAAGAAAGCTTCCACGAAGCCGGTAAAAAAGCCTCGCGTCAAACACTAA
- a CDS encoding carboxypeptidase regulatory-like domain-containing protein, translating into MRFKKFRNATLALSLLTVAGFVANVAAPTASAQSNISGDIAGTVLDSSGAALPNAQITVTSQDKNVRNAATSDSSGNFRVALLPPGRYKVSVTANGFSTTTADATVSAGVITTLSVKLTVGQAATTVEVSAGAGEVLHTDDAQMSTSFDLQQIQTLPNPGNDLTFVAQTTPGAVMNTQGGYGNFSVNGLPGTSNTFTVNGGYEGDPYLNLNNSGATNLLLGNNDVDTVTVITNSYDAAFGGLGGAQVNEISRSGGNRWHGNATYWWNGRVMNANSYFNKQLGSPRNFDNANQWAAAIGGPLKKDKIFGFIDTEGIRVIIPVRAKAYGPSPAFQSAILGGAGTADPTLAPYGNLADNGNAAEAPVYQSIFSYYNNAKNWSSGSQDPNDPRTWIWNGQTTNFGREWLINDRVDFNLGPNDHLFVHSKVDHGVQPTQTSFLTPLFDAESPQPSYEGQLNETHTFTPYLTNQFLFAASYYRAIFTNTNATTLAASNLPFVLVPEGFASGGDWDVNLNASSWIGGADYAFPQGRNVTGYQFNDDLSLSRGKHTFKLGFTMRRDDITDYTSSEHNINFAGGENYILDEGDFAAGYSDEWAERFPQHLSEPVALYVMGAYAQDQWKPTSNLTLTLGLRAEHNSNPLCRTNCVSNFSQDFSNLPTSAATPYNQLITTGRDRAFFKQQNIALEPRFGFSFLPGGADSKTTIRGGFGMFADYFPAQIMGDLLANLPNVDRFTVLGAAYGNNITLDPSMSTSGHAAAVTSNSALQSLFSQGACYSGCGPALSLKTVTGGVFSRPTVTAVAHDVKLPTYEEWSLAVEREIVKNTVMSLNYIGNRSYHQPVSYMPNAYDGQTDPTMPGYNASLPSSRPNAALGSVTQYYSGSYSNYHGLIATLTSKLSWLTTQFNYAYGHALDTSSNGGFDSFGVNGVGQINPNSLVQNYGNADYDTRHYISANYSITVPHYGGPRALVDNWEIAGAVFHNSGYPFSVTDNTGDVVYGNAPLAKQIDNNFNHHCGGGAHTLNPCAFASHFTNSTDYGQQRRNQLYGPNYTDADMDVSKGFKVPGMEQGKLKVGVQFFNLFNHPNFQIPDSDVNDSTLGVIYTTANTPTSILGAFLGGDASPRLIQFKGTFTF; encoded by the coding sequence ATGCGTTTTAAGAAGTTCAGAAATGCAACCCTGGCACTGAGTCTGCTGACAGTCGCCGGATTTGTGGCTAACGTTGCAGCGCCCACCGCGAGCGCTCAATCAAACATTTCCGGGGACATTGCCGGCACCGTTTTGGATTCTTCGGGTGCGGCATTGCCCAATGCGCAAATCACCGTCACAAGCCAGGACAAGAATGTCCGAAACGCTGCGACCTCTGACTCGTCCGGAAACTTCCGCGTCGCACTGTTGCCACCGGGTAGATACAAGGTCAGTGTTACCGCGAACGGATTCAGCACCACTACAGCGGATGCGACCGTTTCCGCCGGTGTCATCACGACTCTGTCGGTGAAGCTTACGGTTGGCCAGGCGGCCACTACGGTTGAAGTGAGCGCCGGTGCAGGAGAGGTTCTACACACCGATGACGCGCAAATGTCCACCAGCTTTGACCTGCAGCAGATTCAAACTCTGCCGAATCCAGGCAACGATCTTACGTTCGTAGCGCAAACTACACCTGGCGCAGTAATGAACACGCAAGGCGGCTATGGCAACTTCTCCGTGAACGGATTGCCCGGTACCTCGAACACATTCACAGTTAACGGCGGCTACGAGGGCGATCCTTACCTGAATTTGAACAACTCCGGCGCGACAAACTTGCTCCTAGGCAACAACGATGTGGACACAGTAACCGTGATCACCAACAGTTATGACGCTGCGTTCGGCGGACTCGGTGGCGCGCAGGTGAATGAGATTTCGCGATCGGGTGGCAACCGGTGGCATGGGAATGCGACCTACTGGTGGAATGGCCGCGTGATGAATGCCAACAGCTACTTCAACAAGCAGCTCGGTTCGCCCCGAAATTTCGACAACGCCAATCAGTGGGCGGCGGCTATCGGCGGGCCCCTGAAGAAAGATAAGATCTTCGGTTTTATCGACACGGAAGGCATCCGCGTCATCATTCCAGTTCGCGCCAAAGCGTATGGACCGAGCCCTGCATTCCAGTCGGCAATTCTCGGCGGGGCAGGCACAGCGGATCCGACGCTGGCGCCTTACGGTAATCTCGCTGACAACGGAAATGCTGCCGAAGCTCCGGTGTATCAGTCAATTTTCAGTTACTACAACAACGCCAAGAACTGGAGCTCCGGCTCGCAGGATCCGAACGATCCCCGTACCTGGATCTGGAACGGGCAGACCACAAACTTCGGGCGTGAATGGCTCATCAACGATCGCGTGGATTTCAACCTCGGCCCGAATGACCATCTCTTCGTCCACTCCAAGGTCGATCACGGTGTCCAGCCGACGCAAACCAGCTTCCTCACCCCACTCTTCGATGCTGAAAGTCCGCAACCTTCTTATGAAGGGCAGTTAAACGAGACGCACACGTTCACGCCTTATCTAACCAACCAGTTTCTTTTTGCGGCGAGCTACTATCGAGCCATCTTCACGAATACCAATGCAACGACCCTGGCCGCGTCCAACCTGCCTTTTGTTCTGGTACCGGAGGGATTTGCGTCGGGCGGTGACTGGGATGTGAATCTGAACGCAAGCTCCTGGATCGGCGGTGCCGATTACGCATTTCCGCAAGGCCGCAATGTGACGGGCTACCAGTTCAACGATGATCTGAGCCTGAGTCGGGGAAAGCATACGTTCAAGCTCGGCTTCACCATGCGCCGCGACGATATCACCGATTACACCTCAAGTGAGCACAACATCAACTTCGCCGGCGGCGAGAACTACATTCTGGACGAAGGTGATTTTGCAGCTGGTTATTCAGATGAGTGGGCGGAGCGCTTCCCGCAGCACCTGTCGGAACCAGTAGCTCTCTACGTAATGGGTGCGTATGCGCAGGATCAGTGGAAGCCAACGTCAAACTTGACCCTGACGCTGGGCCTTCGCGCAGAGCATAATTCGAATCCGCTGTGCCGTACCAACTGCGTGTCGAACTTCTCGCAGGATTTCAGCAATCTCCCAACAAGCGCTGCCACTCCGTACAACCAGTTGATTACGACCGGCAGAGATCGCGCATTCTTCAAGCAGCAGAATATTGCTCTTGAACCGCGCTTTGGCTTCTCCTTCCTCCCCGGCGGAGCCGACTCGAAAACTACAATTCGCGGCGGTTTCGGAATGTTCGCAGACTACTTCCCAGCGCAAATCATGGGCGATCTGCTGGCAAACCTTCCCAACGTTGATCGCTTCACTGTTCTGGGAGCGGCGTATGGCAACAACATTACGCTCGATCCGAGTATGAGCACGAGCGGACACGCGGCTGCGGTAACTTCGAATTCTGCGCTGCAGAGCCTTTTTTCGCAGGGTGCATGTTACTCAGGTTGCGGACCCGCTCTCAGCCTCAAGACGGTAACGGGAGGAGTTTTCTCGCGCCCCACCGTTACAGCGGTCGCGCACGACGTCAAGCTTCCAACCTATGAAGAGTGGAGCCTTGCAGTCGAGCGTGAGATTGTCAAGAACACGGTAATGTCGCTGAATTACATCGGGAACCGCAGCTACCATCAGCCAGTTTCGTACATGCCAAACGCCTACGACGGGCAGACCGATCCGACCATGCCTGGATACAACGCCAGCCTGCCCTCCTCGCGGCCAAATGCGGCATTGGGTTCGGTCACACAGTATTACAGTGGATCGTACTCCAACTACCACGGCCTGATTGCTACGTTGACCAGCAAGCTCAGCTGGCTCACCACACAATTCAACTATGCCTACGGCCATGCCCTCGACACTTCTTCAAACGGTGGCTTTGACTCATTCGGTGTCAACGGAGTTGGGCAGATTAATCCCAATAGCCTCGTCCAGAATTATGGGAACGCCGACTACGACACTCGTCACTACATCAGCGCCAACTACTCGATTACGGTTCCTCACTACGGTGGGCCGCGGGCTTTGGTCGACAACTGGGAAATTGCAGGCGCAGTATTCCACAACTCCGGCTATCCATTTTCGGTAACGGATAACACCGGCGACGTGGTCTACGGCAATGCTCCTCTCGCAAAGCAGATCGACAACAACTTCAACCACCACTGCGGTGGAGGCGCGCATACTCTGAATCCGTGCGCGTTCGCCTCGCACTTTACAAATTCAACTGACTATGGACAACAGCGCCGGAATCAGCTGTACGGACCGAACTACACCGATGCCGACATGGACGTGTCAAAGGGTTTCAAGGTCCCCGGCATGGAACAGGGCAAACTCAAGGTTGGCGTGCAGTTCTTCAATCTCTTCAACCATCCGAACTTCCAGATTCCGGATTCCGACGTGAACGACTCGACGCTCGGAGTGATTTACACCACGGCGAACACGCCTACTTCGATTTTGGGCGCGTTCCTCGGTGGCGATGCATCTCCGCGCCTCATCCAGTTCAAGGGCACGTTCACGTTCTAA